TCCCCACACTGACTTGGAAGAAGAGAAATTTCGGCCTGCGCTCCTGCTCGGCCGACTTCCAGGTGAATACGACCACTGACTGATATGCATGATTTCTTCGCAGATACGGCACTATGTCTCTGGGTTTGATAAAATCGTCAAAGAAGATGACCCCGATTTTGCCAACAGTGGTTTGAAAGTATCCAGCGTCATTCGGGTTGGTCGTCTTGCTGTGGTTGAAGGTGAGATTCTTCTTGGAGCGATAGGTCAAGTCGCACCCGAGAGACTTCAGCGCATCAAAGGCCGTTTGGCAGAGTGGCTTGTGCGGTCGTAGTGCCAGAATGGCAATTGAGAAAGGCGGGCTAACCCACGCTTGCAGCCGACGTTGCTCCGCTGCGGTCCGCGGCGCGGGTGAAGCGCAGGCCATTGGGTGGCAGTCTGCAACCCAGTAGTGCACAGGATAGTGGAGCTTGAGACATTTTGAGATTATCGGCGAGATTACCGATATCGAAACAATAGCTGTGGGTAGCAGCATTCGTATATTGCCTTTGCTGCAAGAACAGTATGGTTCTGGTCGTTGGCGGAAGCTAAAAGGGATTGCCACAGTGCACTTGCCCAACGATACGGTACGGCTCGCCGAAATTCACTGGTTTGAGGCTCATGGTATCGGTAAAAGGAAAATGAGAATCAAACGCTTCTTGGATTAGGATGATGATCGAGTCCCCACAACCCCGTCCACAATTTGCCATCTGCATCCATAGCGATGATCCGGATTTGCTCACGCCGCGCATGATCTATGAAGTCTTGCCCGACGAGAGTGCCGCGCGATCACATTATGTGCGAGTGATCGATAACGAGGGCGAAGATTACCTCTATCCGGCGGACTACTTTGTGTTTGTAGATTTTTCGCCCCCGATCCAGGAGATCTTATTGCGCACATCAGTGTAAGGTTGCGTGGGTTTGATCTTGCCAAGATTGAGGATATTGTGAGACATTCCTCTGAACATTACTTCGATACAGCAACCGGTCGCTTGGTCGCGGTTGGACGCCAGGATAAGGTGCTGGTCATGATACCGTATGAGACAGACGAAGATTCAATAACACCCATCACCATCCATGCCACAACACGTCAGCAGATCAATATCGTGGTCGTTATTATGACCACCAAACATATATTATACGAGGGAGGTAAGCTATGAGTATTCGAGTAGCTATTAATGGCTTTGGCCGTATTGGCCGGAGTTGTCTGAAGGCCGGTCTGGATAGATCAGGGATTGAGTGGGTAGCCATCAATGACCTGACTGATCCTAAGACCTTAGCGCATTTATTGAAATACGATTCTGTCCAGGGGGTATTTGATCGGAAGGTCTCGGCCGCTGAAAATGGAATCAGCGTGGATGGTCGGGAGATAAGAGTTATGGCTAAACGAGACCCCTCAGAACTGCCGTGGAAAGAGTTGGGGGTGGATATGGTCATTGAAGCCACCGGCATCTTCAGAAGCAGAGAGAAGGTTGAGCCTCACTTCAAGGCTGGGGCTAAACGGGTTATTATCACGGCGCCGGCCAAAGGAGAAGATATTACCATTGTTCTTGGTGTAAACGAAGCTAATTATGATCCAAAGAAGCATTTTATTATCTCCAATGCCTCCTGCACCACCAACTGTCTGGCGCCGGTGGTTAAAGTGCTCCTGGATAAATTTGGAGTAAAACGGGGTCTTATGACCACCATTCATTCTTATACCAACGACCAGATGGTGCTGGATTTACCCCATAAGGACCTCAGGCGGGCCAGGGCAGCGGCCCTGT
This bacterium DNA region includes the following protein-coding sequences:
- the gap gene encoding type I glyceraldehyde-3-phosphate dehydrogenase — protein: MSIRVAINGFGRIGRSCLKAGLDRSGIEWVAINDLTDPKTLAHLLKYDSVQGVFDRKVSAAENGISVDGREIRVMAKRDPSELPWKELGVDMVIEATGIFRSREKVEPHFKAGAKRVIITAPAKGEDITIVLGVNEANYDPKKHFIISNASCTTNCLAPVVKVLLDKFGVKRGLMTTIHSYTNDQMVLDLPHKDLRRARAAALSMIPTTTGAAKAVTLVIPELKGKLDGMAIRVPTPNVSVVDLTAELGRDVTVEEVNAAFIEAEAGPLGRYLEYTDQPLVSCDFNKNPKSAVVDGLLTSVIEGNLIKVLAWYDNEWGYSNRVVDLIEYIRDCEL